A single region of the Triticum dicoccoides isolate Atlit2015 ecotype Zavitan chromosome 2B, WEW_v2.0, whole genome shotgun sequence genome encodes:
- the LOC119362640 gene encoding uncharacterized protein LOC119362640 isoform X2, protein MASPPRVLLGHTLLLISLLPLLACAGLVLEDGYTVSTVSDLNPTGTHPYALLPRPRAGDLVLLDSAGSTLYTLPLPVSADAGLRRLAGGAGAFGHGHPRSIAVDGADNVYVADRANGSIRKVAPSGYTTTIAGGYSAGTGHRDEPAQNATFSPDFELTYIPKICALLVADRGNRLIRQIKLKPEDCAHENQKGLGTTSASIIAILAALFGSIIGFLVRHFYPFHAGSLHQPLFQQDTEAIQENPEEGGTDQLLRHQKRNC, encoded by the exons ATGGCGTCACCTCCGCGCGTGCTCCTCGGGCACACCCTCCTCCTCATCTCCCTCCTACCGCTCCTCGCCTGCGCCGGACTCGTCCTCGAGGACGGCTACACCGTCTCCACGGTCTCCGACCTAAACCCCACCGGGACCCACCCCTACGCGCTCCTCCCGCGGCCCCGCGCCGGGGACCTCGTCCTCCTCGACTCCGCCGGATCCACGCTCTACACCCTCCCCCTCCCCGTCTCCGCGGACGCCGGGCTGCGGAGGCTCGCGGGGGGCGCCGGCGCCTTCGGCCACGGCCACCCCCGCAGCATCGCCGTCGACGGCGCCGACAACGTCTACGTCGCCGACCGCGCCAACGGCTCCATCCGCAAGGTCGCGCCATCCG GTTATACTACTACAATTGCTGGAGGGTACTCAGCGGGGACTGGTCACAGGGATGAACCTGCACAGAATGCTACCTTTTCGCCTGATTTTGAGCTTACTTATATCCCCAAAATTTGTGCACTGTTGGTTGCTGACAGAGGAAATCGATTGATTAGACAAATCAAACTAAAGCCAGAAGATTGTGCACATGAGAACCAGAAAG GCCTGGGAACCACATCTGCCTCAATCATTGCAATATTGGCTGCGCTGTTTGGTTCAATTATTGGGTTCTTAGTCAGGCATTTCTACCCTTTCCAT GCAGGAAGTCTCCATCAACCGCTTTTTCAGCAGGATACAGAGGCAATACAGGAGAACCCAGAGGAAGGCGGCACTGATCAGCTTCTCCGACATCAGAAACGCAATTGCTAA
- the LOC119362640 gene encoding uncharacterized protein LOC119362640 isoform X1 translates to MASPPRVLLGHTLLLISLLPLLACAGLVLEDGYTVSTVSDLNPTGTHPYALLPRPRAGDLVLLDSAGSTLYTLPLPVSADAGLRRLAGGAGAFGHGHPRSIAVDGADNVYVADRANGSIRKVAPSGYTTTIAGGYSAGTGHRDEPAQNATFSPDFELTYIPKICALLVADRGNRLIRQIKLKPEDCAHENQKGLGTTSASIIAILAALFGSIIGFLVRHFYPFHEVSINRFFSRIQRQYRRTQRKAALISFSDIRNAIANSMLSTVLLKLVRVSVGYLTVVLPSIRLERGVACKPSPPPPSPSPPLLDLDMAGTTTPAIGLDNEALPSTELLGDFVGFDDSDSDGSANDQEEDKETSLDRDLWALLDNPQGSSKKIDSMIEANLLDFSGQDNYSGVSRRLHGGSKVL, encoded by the exons ATGGCGTCACCTCCGCGCGTGCTCCTCGGGCACACCCTCCTCCTCATCTCCCTCCTACCGCTCCTCGCCTGCGCCGGACTCGTCCTCGAGGACGGCTACACCGTCTCCACGGTCTCCGACCTAAACCCCACCGGGACCCACCCCTACGCGCTCCTCCCGCGGCCCCGCGCCGGGGACCTCGTCCTCCTCGACTCCGCCGGATCCACGCTCTACACCCTCCCCCTCCCCGTCTCCGCGGACGCCGGGCTGCGGAGGCTCGCGGGGGGCGCCGGCGCCTTCGGCCACGGCCACCCCCGCAGCATCGCCGTCGACGGCGCCGACAACGTCTACGTCGCCGACCGCGCCAACGGCTCCATCCGCAAGGTCGCGCCATCCG GTTATACTACTACAATTGCTGGAGGGTACTCAGCGGGGACTGGTCACAGGGATGAACCTGCACAGAATGCTACCTTTTCGCCTGATTTTGAGCTTACTTATATCCCCAAAATTTGTGCACTGTTGGTTGCTGACAGAGGAAATCGATTGATTAGACAAATCAAACTAAAGCCAGAAGATTGTGCACATGAGAACCAGAAAG GCCTGGGAACCACATCTGCCTCAATCATTGCAATATTGGCTGCGCTGTTTGGTTCAATTATTGGGTTCTTAGTCAGGCATTTCTACCCTTTCCAT GAAGTCTCCATCAACCGCTTTTTCAGCAGGATACAGAGGCAATACAGGAGAACCCAGAGGAAGGCGGCACTGATCAGCTTCTCCGACATCAGAAACGCAATTGCTAACTCCATGCTTTCTACCGTCCTGCTGAAACTAGTTAGAGTTAGTGTTGGCTATCTTACTGTTGTGTTACCTAGTATTAGGCTAGAGCGAGGAGTTGCCTGTaagccttctcctcctcctccttctccttctcctcctcttcttgATCTAGACATGGCTGGTACTACTACTCCTGCCATTGGTCTTGACAATGAAGCACTGCCTTCTACCGAGCTTTTGGGGGATTTCGTCGGCTTCGATGATAGTGATAGTGATGGTAGTGCCAATGATCAGGAGGAGGATAAAGAGACGTCGCTTGACAGGGACTTGTGGGcgcttcttgataacccacaaggcaGTTCTAAGAAAATAGATAGTATGATCGAGGCCAACTTATTGGACTTTTCAGGCCAAGACAACTATTCTGGAGTAAGTAGGAGGTTACATGGAGGTAGCAAGGTTCTCTGA